One part of the Paracoccus sp. MBLB3053 genome encodes these proteins:
- the gltB gene encoding glutamate synthase large subunit: MDWEQKEQARRDWMAENSLYRAEDEHSSCGVGLVVNLDGKSSRNVVEAGINALKAIWHRGAVDADGKTGDGAGIHVQIPVPFFYDQVRRTGHEPDQSKLIAVGQVFLPRTNFAQQEACRTIVESEVLRMGHYIYGWRHVPVNTSVLGEKANATRPEIEQILIRCEKDIDQEDFERELYIIRRRIEKAAIAAQIAGLYFASLSCRSIIYKGMMLAEQVAEFYPDLKDERFESAFAIYHQRYSTNTFPQWWLAQPFRMLAHNGEINTLKGNSNWMRSHEIRMASRTFGEMAEDIKPIIPAGSSDSAALDAVFEVMVRSGRSAPMTKTMLVPEAWSKATTDMPKAWADMYAYCNAVMEPWDGPAALAMTDGRWVCGGLDRNGLRPLRYVVTGDNLLIAGSEAGMVPINETTVREKGALGPGQMIAVDMKDGRLYHDREIKNRLANSQPFGEWLEKVTQLSEVMKDLPEQVVHAGEDLRRRQVAAGYTVEEIETMLTPMAEDGKEALASMGDDTPPAVLSGQYRPMSHFFRQNFSQVTNPPIDSLRETRVMSLKTRFGNLKNVLDESSSQTEILVLESPFVANGEFAEMSKMFGDTVTQIDCTFIVDAGPEAMGEALARIRAEAEDAVRSGAGHLVLSDERLGPDRVGLPMILATSAVHSWLTRKGLRTFCSLNVRSAECIDPHYFAVLIGCGATTVNPYLAQDTIADRIERGLLGGSLIENMRNYRDAIDAGLLKIMAKMGISVLSSYRGGLNFEAVGLSRAMVAEYFPGMQSRISGIGLHGLQNKVEEIHAKGFLGATTELLPVGGFYKARRSGEKHAWEANTMRLLQLACEKASYDVWKQFTATMRANPPIHLRDLLDIKSLGKPVPLEEVESITSIRKRFVTPGMSLGALSPEAHMTLNIAMNRIGAKSDSGEGGEDPAHSHPLPNGDNPCAKIKQVASGRFGVTAEYLNACEELEIKVAQGAKPGEGGQLPGMKVTDLIARLRHSTKGVTLISPPPHHDIYSIEDLAQLIYDLKQINPRAKITVKLVASSGVGTIAAGVAKAKADIILISGHNGGTGASPATSIKYAGLPWEMGLTEAHQVLAMNRLRDRVTLRTDGGLRTGRDIVMAAMMGAEEYGIGTAALIAMGCIMVRQCQSNTCPVGVCTQDEKLRAMFNGSADKVVNLITFYATEVREILASIGARSLDEIIGRADLLTQVSRGDKSLDDLDLNPLLITVDGSEKIVYDRSKPRNAVPDTLDAEIIRDASRFFSDGEKMQLSYAVRNTLRTVGTRTSSMIVQTFGMRNNLQPDHLTVRLTGSAGQSLGAFAAPGLKIEVSGDANDYVGKGLSGGTIVVRPPMASPLTAADNTIIGNTVLYGATDGHLFAAGRAGERFGVRNSGAKVVIEGCGSNGCEYMTGGVAVILGRIGANFGAGMTGGMAYLYDREGLARDYINAETLILCPVTQDHWEGELKGLIERHFKETGSRRASEILQNWAEEKANFLQVCPKEMLPHLKHPIADVEDLAAVPAE; this comes from the coding sequence ATGGACTGGGAACAGAAGGAACAGGCCCGCCGCGACTGGATGGCGGAGAATTCGCTTTACCGTGCCGAGGACGAGCATTCGTCCTGCGGCGTCGGTCTGGTCGTCAACCTGGACGGCAAGTCGAGCCGCAATGTCGTCGAGGCCGGCATCAACGCGCTGAAGGCGATCTGGCATCGCGGCGCGGTCGACGCCGATGGCAAGACCGGCGACGGCGCCGGCATCCATGTCCAGATCCCGGTTCCCTTCTTCTATGACCAGGTGCGCCGCACCGGGCACGAGCCGGATCAGTCGAAGCTGATCGCGGTCGGCCAGGTCTTCCTGCCGCGCACCAACTTCGCCCAGCAGGAAGCCTGCCGGACGATCGTCGAATCCGAAGTGCTGCGCATGGGCCACTATATCTATGGCTGGCGCCACGTTCCGGTGAACACGAGCGTCCTGGGCGAAAAGGCCAATGCCACCCGCCCCGAGATCGAACAGATCCTGATCCGCTGCGAAAAGGATATCGACCAGGAAGATTTCGAGCGCGAGCTTTACATCATCCGTCGTCGGATCGAGAAGGCCGCGATCGCGGCGCAGATCGCGGGGCTGTATTTCGCCTCGCTGTCGTGCCGGTCGATCATCTACAAGGGCATGATGCTGGCCGAGCAGGTCGCGGAATTCTATCCCGACCTCAAGGACGAGCGCTTCGAATCCGCCTTCGCGATCTATCACCAGCGCTATTCGACCAATACCTTCCCGCAATGGTGGCTGGCCCAGCCCTTCCGCATGCTCGCCCATAACGGCGAGATCAACACGCTGAAGGGCAACTCGAACTGGATGCGCAGCCACGAGATCCGCATGGCCAGCCGCACCTTTGGCGAGATGGCCGAGGACATCAAGCCGATCATCCCCGCGGGTTCGTCTGACTCGGCGGCGCTGGACGCGGTGTTCGAGGTGATGGTGCGCTCGGGCCGCTCGGCCCCGATGACCAAGACCATGCTGGTCCCGGAAGCCTGGTCCAAGGCCACGACCGACATGCCCAAGGCCTGGGCCGACATGTATGCCTATTGCAATGCCGTGATGGAGCCCTGGGACGGCCCCGCCGCCTTGGCGATGACCGATGGCCGCTGGGTCTGCGGCGGTCTGGACCGCAACGGGCTGCGTCCGCTGCGTTATGTGGTGACCGGTGACAACCTGCTGATCGCAGGCTCGGAAGCGGGCATGGTGCCGATCAATGAAACCACCGTGCGCGAAAAGGGCGCGTTGGGTCCGGGGCAGATGATCGCCGTCGACATGAAGGACGGCCGGCTCTACCACGACCGCGAAATCAAGAACCGTCTGGCCAACAGCCAGCCTTTCGGCGAATGGCTGGAAAAGGTCACGCAGCTTTCCGAAGTGATGAAGGACCTGCCCGAGCAGGTCGTCCATGCGGGCGAGGATCTGCGCCGCCGCCAGGTCGCGGCCGGCTACACGGTCGAAGAGATCGAGACCATGCTGACGCCCATGGCCGAGGACGGCAAGGAAGCCCTGGCCTCGATGGGCGACGACACGCCACCCGCGGTTCTGTCGGGCCAATATCGCCCGATGTCGCATTTCTTCCGCCAGAACTTCAGCCAGGTCACCAACCCGCCGATCGACAGCCTGCGCGAGACCCGCGTGATGTCGCTGAAGACCCGTTTCGGCAACCTCAAGAACGTGCTCGACGAATCCTCGTCGCAGACCGAGATTCTCGTGCTGGAGAGCCCCTTCGTCGCAAATGGCGAATTCGCCGAGATGTCGAAGATGTTCGGCGACACGGTGACGCAGATCGACTGCACCTTCATTGTCGATGCCGGACCCGAGGCGATGGGCGAGGCCCTGGCCCGCATCCGCGCCGAGGCCGAGGATGCCGTGCGGTCCGGTGCTGGCCATCTTGTCCTGTCGGATGAGCGGCTTGGCCCCGATCGCGTCGGCCTGCCGATGATCCTCGCGACCAGCGCGGTGCATAGCTGGCTGACCCGCAAGGGGCTCAGGACCTTCTGTTCGCTGAACGTGCGTTCGGCGGAATGCATCGACCCGCATTACTTCGCGGTTCTGATCGGCTGCGGCGCGACGACGGTGAACCCCTATCTCGCGCAGGACACCATCGCCGACCGGATCGAGCGCGGGTTGCTGGGTGGTTCGCTGATCGAGAACATGCGCAACTATCGCGACGCGATCGATGCGGGCCTTCTGAAGATCATGGCCAAGATGGGGATCTCGGTCCTGTCTTCCTATCGCGGCGGTCTGAACTTCGAGGCGGTGGGCCTCAGCCGTGCCATGGTCGCGGAATATTTCCCCGGCATGCAGTCGCGCATCTCGGGCATCGGCCTGCACGGGTTGCAGAACAAGGTCGAGGAAATCCACGCCAAGGGCTTCTTGGGCGCGACCACCGAACTGCTGCCGGTCGGCGGCTTCTACAAGGCGCGCCGCTCGGGCGAGAAGCACGCATGGGAAGCCAATACCATGCGCCTGCTGCAACTTGCTTGCGAGAAGGCATCCTATGACGTCTGGAAACAGTTCACCGCAACCATGCGGGCGAACCCGCCGATCCACCTGCGCGACCTTCTGGACATCAAGTCGCTGGGCAAACCCGTGCCGCTGGAGGAGGTCGAATCGATCACCTCGATCCGCAAGCGTTTCGTGACGCCGGGCATGTCGCTGGGGGCGCTTTCGCCCGAGGCGCACATGACCCTGAACATCGCCATGAACCGGATCGGCGCGAAGTCGGACAGCGGCGAAGGCGGCGAGGACCCGGCGCATAGCCACCCGCTGCCGAATGGCGACAACCCCTGCGCCAAGATCAAGCAGGTCGCCTCGGGCCGTTTCGGCGTCACCGCCGAATATCTGAACGCCTGCGAAGAGCTGGAAATCAAGGTGGCCCAGGGCGCGAAGCCCGGCGAGGGCGGCCAGCTTCCCGGCATGAAGGTCACCGACCTGATCGCCCGGCTGCGCCATTCGACCAAGGGCGTCACGCTGATCTCGCCGCCGCCGCATCACGACATCTATTCGATCGAGGATCTGGCGCAGCTGATCTATGACCTGAAGCAGATCAACCCGCGCGCCAAGATCACCGTGAAGCTGGTGGCATCCAGCGGCGTCGGCACGATCGCGGCGGGTGTGGCGAAGGCGAAAGCCGACATCATCCTGATCTCGGGCCATAACGGCGGCACCGGGGCCTCGCCCGCGACCTCGATCAAATATGCCGGCCTTCCGTGGGAGATGGGCCTGACCGAGGCGCATCAGGTCCTGGCCATGAACCGCCTGCGCGACCGCGTCACTTTGCGCACCGATGGTGGTCTGCGCACCGGCCGCGACATCGTCATGGCCGCGATGATGGGCGCCGAGGAATACGGCATCGGCACCGCCGCGCTGATCGCCATGGGCTGCATCATGGTCCGCCAGTGCCAGTCGAACACCTGTCCGGTGGGCGTCTGCACCCAGGACGAGAAGCTGCGCGCCATGTTCAACGGCTCGGCCGACAAGGTGGTGAACCTCATCACCTTCTACGCCACCGAAGTGCGCGAGATCCTTGCCAGCATCGGCGCGCGCTCGCTCGACGAGATCATCGGCCGCGCCGACCTGCTGACCCAGGTCAGCCGGGGCGACAAGTCGCTGGATGACCTCGACCTGAACCCGCTTCTGATCACCGTCGATGGCTCGGAAAAGATCGTCTACGACCGCTCGAAGCCGCGCAATGCGGTGCCGGACACGCTGGATGCCGAGATCATCCGCGACGCCAGCCGCTTCTTCTCGGATGGCGAAAAGATGCAGCTGAGCTACGCGGTCAGGAACACCCTGCGCACGGTCGGCACCCGGACCTCGTCGATGATCGTCCAGACCTTCGGGATGCGGAACAACCTGCAGCCCGACCACCTGACGGTGCGCCTGACCGGTTCGGCCGGCCAGTCGCTGGGGGCCTTCGCGGCTCCGGGCCTCAAGATCGAGGTTTCGGGCGATGCCAACGACTATGTCGGCAAGGGCCTGTCGGGCGGGACCATCGTGGTGCGCCCGCCGATGGCAAGCCCGCTGACCGCCGCCGACAACACCATCATCGGCAATACCGTGCTTTACGGCGCGACCGATGGTCACCTGTTCGCGGCGGGCCGCGCGGGCGAGCGTTTCGGGGTGCGCAACTCGGGCGCCAAGGTGGTGATCGAGGGCTGCGGCTCGAACGGCTGCGAATACATGACCGGCGGTGTCGCCGTGATCCTGGGCCGGATCGGCGCCAATTTCGGCGCAGGCATGACCGGGGGCATGGCCTATCTTTACGACCGCGAGGGTCTGGCGCGCGACTACATCAACGCCGAGACACTGATCCTTTGCCCCGTCACCCAGGACCATTGGGAAGGCGAGTTGAAGGGCCTGATCGAGCGGCATTTCAAGGAAACCGGCTCGCGCCGGGCGAGCGAGATCCTGCAGAACTGGGCCGAGGAAAAGGCCAATTTCCTGCAGGTCTGCCCGAAAGAGATGCTGCCGCATCTCAAGCATCCCATCGCGGATGTGGAGGACCTGGCAGCCGTTCCGGCGGAGTGA
- a CDS encoding NAD(P)-dependent oxidoreductase yields the protein MATQKMLKFVTVGREMPEKRDAASRAEDFHEIYREFADAKAKEQASRCSQCGVPYCQSHCPLHNNIPDWLRLTAEGRTQEAYLRSQETNTFPEICGRICPQDRLCEGNCVIEQSGHGTVTIGAIEKYITDTAWEEGWVQPVAPAAERPESIGIIGAGPGGLAAADRLRRLGYQVTVYDRHDRAGGLLIYGIPGFKLEKHVVERRNKLLADGGVEFVLNANVGEDISFDAIRGKHDAVLIATGVYKTRDLDIDNGAAKGVVRALDYLTASNRVDLGDEIPDYEDGELNARGKRVVVIGGGDTAMDCVRTAIRQGAQSVKCLYRRDRANMPGSQREVQNAEEEGVEFVWLSAPGAFSGHVTGEAMEQQERDMDEVGDIPTISAVRVQKMRLGQPDVSGRQSPELIEGADYDEPADLVIKALGFEPEELPKLWGVDGLEVTRWGTIKADFQTHQTSLPGVYAVGDIVRGASLVVWAIRDGREAADSIVGYLTGAARVAAE from the coding sequence ATGGCCACGCAAAAAATGCTCAAGTTCGTCACGGTCGGTCGGGAGATGCCCGAGAAGCGTGACGCGGCATCCCGTGCCGAGGATTTCCACGAGATCTATCGCGAATTCGCGGACGCCAAGGCGAAAGAGCAGGCCAGCCGTTGCAGCCAATGCGGGGTCCCCTATTGCCAGTCGCATTGCCCCCTTCATAACAACATTCCCGACTGGTTGCGCCTGACGGCAGAAGGTCGCACGCAGGAAGCCTATCTGCGCAGCCAGGAAACCAATACCTTCCCGGAAATCTGCGGCCGCATCTGCCCGCAGGACCGGCTGTGCGAAGGCAATTGCGTCATCGAGCAATCGGGCCATGGCACCGTCACCATCGGCGCGATCGAGAAATACATCACCGACACGGCATGGGAGGAAGGCTGGGTCCAGCCCGTCGCCCCCGCCGCCGAACGCCCGGAATCCATCGGCATCATCGGCGCCGGACCGGGCGGGCTTGCCGCCGCCGACCGGCTGCGTCGCCTGGGCTACCAGGTCACCGTCTATGACCGCCACGACCGCGCCGGCGGGCTGCTGATCTATGGCATCCCGGGCTTCAAGCTGGAAAAGCATGTCGTCGAGCGCCGCAACAAGCTGCTGGCCGATGGCGGGGTCGAATTCGTCCTGAACGCCAATGTCGGCGAGGATATCAGCTTCGACGCGATCCGCGGCAAGCATGACGCGGTGCTCATCGCGACCGGCGTCTACAAGACCCGCGATCTGGATATCGACAATGGCGCGGCCAAGGGCGTGGTGCGCGCGCTGGATTACCTGACCGCTTCGAACCGGGTCGATCTGGGCGACGAGATCCCCGATTACGAGGATGGCGAGCTGAATGCCAGGGGCAAGCGCGTCGTCGTCATCGGTGGCGGCGACACCGCGATGGATTGCGTTCGCACCGCGATCCGCCAGGGCGCACAATCGGTGAAATGCCTTTACCGCCGCGACCGCGCGAACATGCCGGGCTCGCAGCGCGAGGTGCAGAATGCCGAGGAAGAAGGCGTCGAATTCGTCTGGCTTTCGGCCCCCGGCGCGTTCAGCGGCCATGTCACAGGCGAGGCCATGGAGCAGCAAGAGCGCGACATGGACGAGGTGGGCGACATCCCGACCATCAGCGCCGTCCGGGTGCAGAAGATGCGCCTTGGCCAGCCCGATGTTTCGGGCCGCCAGTCGCCCGAGCTGATCGAGGGCGCCGATTACGACGAGCCCGCCGATCTGGTCATCAAGGCGCTGGGTTTCGAGCCCGAGGAGCTGCCGAAGCTTTGGGGTGTGGACGGGCTGGAAGTGACCCGCTGGGGCACCATCAAGGCCGATTTCCAGACCCACCAGACCAGCCTGCCCGGCGTCTATGCCGTGGGCGACATCGTGCGCGGCGCCAGCCTTGTGGTCTGGGCCATCCGCGACGGCCGTGAAGCGGCGGACAGCATCGTCGGTTACCTGACCGGCGCTGCCCGCGTCGCCGCCGAATAG
- a CDS encoding undecaprenyl-diphosphate phosphatase, which translates to MEHNTIVAAFLGLLEGLTEFIPVSSTGHVLLAGHFLGFDSPGRAFEVLIQFGAILAILGVYASRLWNIVTSAPHDPRARRFIAAVLVAFLPAAVIGVMAHRIIKEVLFETPMLIASMLILGGVVLLFVDRMAKAPRYHSAEEIPISRALGIGFIQCLAMIPGVSRSGATITGALLLGADKRSAAEFSFFLSMPTMLGAFVYDLYKNREILDAASAGNIVIGFICAFLSALVVVRVLLSYVSAHGYAIFAWWRIALGGVVLLALAAGW; encoded by the coding sequence ATGGAACATAACACGATCGTTGCCGCCTTTCTCGGTCTGCTGGAAGGGCTGACCGAGTTCATCCCCGTGTCCTCCACGGGCCATGTGCTTCTTGCAGGACATTTCCTGGGGTTCGATTCCCCCGGCAGGGCCTTCGAGGTGCTGATCCAGTTCGGCGCGATCCTGGCCATTCTCGGCGTATATGCCAGCCGGTTGTGGAACATCGTCACCAGTGCGCCGCATGATCCGCGCGCCCGGCGCTTCATCGCCGCAGTTCTGGTGGCCTTTCTGCCCGCAGCGGTCATCGGGGTGATGGCCCACAGGATCATCAAGGAAGTCCTGTTCGAAACGCCCATGCTGATCGCGTCGATGCTGATCCTGGGCGGTGTCGTGCTGTTGTTCGTCGACCGGATGGCGAAAGCGCCCCGCTATCATTCGGCCGAGGAGATCCCGATCAGCCGGGCGCTCGGCATCGGCTTTATCCAGTGCCTGGCGATGATTCCGGGCGTTTCGCGGTCCGGCGCGACGATCACGGGTGCCCTGCTTCTGGGCGCGGACAAGCGATCTGCCGCCGAGTTCAGCTTTTTCCTGTCGATGCCGACCATGCTGGGCGCTTTTGTCTATGATCTCTACAAGAATCGCGAGATCCTTGATGCTGCCTCGGCCGGAAACATCGTCATCGGCTTCATTTGCGCCTTTTTGTCTGCGCTGGTCGTCGTGCGGGTGTTGCTGAGCTACGTCTCGGCGCATGGTTACGCGATCTTTGCCTGGTGGCGAATCGCGCTTGGCGGGGTTGTCTTGTTGGCCCTTGCGGCAGGTTGGTAA
- a CDS encoding complex I NDUFA9 subunit family protein produces MSAAKLVTIYGGSGFLGRQIARLMAAQGWRVRVAVRRPNEAGIVRTYGAPGQIEPVPCNVRDDRSVAACMADADAVVNCVGILVNEGKNTFASVHEEAAGRVARISAEMGVQHVVHVSALGADANSDSHYAASKGKGEAAVLQHRPDAMILRPSIIFGSDDNFYNRIASMSRLGPVLALPGARCEIQPVYVMDVAAAAAKGVTGEAAPGIYELGGPEVITMRELAGQVLTAIDRRKLVVGLPSWIAGIGAAVLDGVQFVTGGLLTNRVLTRDQLRTLKHPNKVADGARTFADLGITPTAPEAVIGEYLWRFRPSGQYESMTATAKNLRRS; encoded by the coding sequence ATGTCCGCAGCCAAGCTTGTCACGATCTATGGTGGATCCGGATTCCTGGGTCGGCAGATCGCCAGGTTGATGGCCGCCCAGGGTTGGCGCGTCCGTGTCGCCGTCCGCCGCCCGAACGAGGCAGGAATCGTGCGCACTTACGGCGCGCCGGGTCAGATCGAACCGGTTCCGTGCAATGTGCGCGACGACCGTTCCGTTGCCGCCTGCATGGCCGATGCAGATGCCGTTGTGAACTGCGTGGGCATCCTGGTGAACGAGGGCAAGAACACCTTCGCTTCGGTCCATGAAGAGGCCGCAGGCCGCGTGGCCCGGATCTCGGCCGAAATGGGCGTGCAGCATGTCGTCCATGTTTCTGCACTGGGCGCCGATGCAAATTCCGACAGCCACTATGCCGCCTCGAAGGGGAAAGGCGAAGCCGCAGTCCTGCAGCATCGCCCCGACGCGATGATCCTGCGCCCCTCGATCATCTTCGGTTCGGACGACAATTTCTACAACCGCATCGCCTCGATGTCGCGCCTTGGCCCGGTCCTGGCGCTGCCCGGCGCGCGCTGCGAGATCCAGCCGGTCTATGTCATGGACGTGGCCGCCGCCGCCGCGAAAGGCGTGACCGGCGAGGCCGCTCCGGGCATCTACGAACTGGGCGGGCCGGAGGTGATCACCATGCGCGAGCTGGCCGGCCAGGTCCTGACCGCGATCGACCGGCGCAAGCTGGTCGTCGGCCTGCCGTCCTGGATCGCAGGGATCGGCGCGGCGGTGCTGGATGGCGTCCAGTTCGTCACCGGTGGCCTGCTGACGAACCGCGTGCTGACGCGTGACCAGTTGCGCACGCTGAAACACCCCAACAAGGTTGCAGATGGCGCACGCACATTCGCCGATTTGGGAATCACCCCGACCGCGCCTGAAGCCGTGATCGGCGAATATCTTTGGCGCTTCCGTCCTTCGGGACAATACGAGTCGATGACCGCCACCGCGAAGAACCTGCGCCGGAGCTGA